TGGCTTAGTGAGTGGGGCGGAGAAACCATGGTGTCTAAAGGTACAACCTATCACTTTCGAAATTTAAATTCGGTGGTTGCTTGGGTTGACGGGATTCGAGTAGGGGCGGCAACGTATCATTTGGATACCGATGGATGTGAATTGCTGAGTATTAATGCTACAGTTGAAGGATTAGGGGTGGGCAGTGCATTAATTTCATCAATTGAACAAGCTGTACAAAAAGTTGGTATAGGTCGTATGTGGTTGATCACTTCGAATGATAACTTAGATGCATTGCGGTTTTATCAACGACGTGGCTATCGAATAATCGCCGTATATTCAAACGCAATTGACGAGGCACGTAAGAAGAAGCCGACGATACCTCAAGTTGGGTATTACGAAATCCCAATTCATGATGAACTTGAACTTGAGAAGTACATTTGACCCCTTTGGGTGGAGAGGAGTGAGTGTCACATCCAAACCTACTATCTTTGC
This region of Sulfoacidibacillus ferrooxidans genomic DNA includes:
- a CDS encoding GNAT family N-acetyltransferase; the protein is MDLNKNVKVAPPLTEDDHNWMMNLWLSEWGGETMVSKGTTYHFRNLNSVVAWVDGIRVGAATYHLDTDGCELLSINATVEGLGVGSALISSIEQAVQKVGIGRMWLITSNDNLDALRFYQRRGYRIIAVYSNAIDEARKKKPTIPQVGYYEIPIHDELELEKYI